The following proteins come from a genomic window of Sesamum indicum cultivar Zhongzhi No. 13 linkage group LG10, S_indicum_v1.0, whole genome shotgun sequence:
- the LOC105171587 gene encoding basic 7S globulin 2, with translation MASFFSSLLFFALLISATNAQTTPTLPIWKDMKTSQFYTTIQMGSNLVAINAVIDLGGPFLWFACNDYVSNTYAPIPCGSTKCEVAKGIGCVGCNLPPRPGCTNDTCGASPYNPFMDMLVSQGYAEDTFYMKDRLSLPDFSFSCMDKDFLEGLASGSTGMLGLARTDISFHKQAAHRFNLPDKFSLCLPSSGIGKLSVGVSPFSGSLKTTPLIINPVSTYPIYVTGEPSDEYFIDVRSIRVEGKPLSVKNSYFSIDENGVGGTKISTIRNFTALHNSIYKPFTRAFLKAAADMKIKSIAAVPPFRACFSSDSISRTPAGPSAPTIDLVLPGNDVYWRINGGNSLVEIDQKTTCLAFVDGGSNPRTSIVIGAHQLEENLLEFDLVSSQLRFSSSLLVQNNSCSRL, from the coding sequence ATggcttctttcttctcttctcttctcttctttgcACTCCTCATTTCTGCTACAAATGCTCAAACTACCCCAACACTTCCCATTTGGAAGGACATGAAAACTTCCCAATTCTACACCACAATACAAATGGGCAGCAACTTGGTTGCCATAAACGCTGTCATCGACCTTGGAGGCCCTTTCTTGTGGTTCGCCTGTAACGACTATGTGTCCAATACTTATGCTCCGATTCCCTGTGGCTCGACCAAATGTGAGGTCGCCAAGGGGATCGGCTGCGTTGGGTGTAATTTGCCCCCACGCCCCGGCTGCACTAACGACACCTGCGGTGCCTCCCCTTATAATCCTTTCATGGACATGCTCGTCTCCCAAGGCTATGCAGAGGACACATTTTACATGAAAGATCGTCTGTCGTTGCCCGACTTTTCCTTCTCTTGTATGGACAAGGATTTCCTGGAGGGCCTGGCAAGCGGCTCCACAGGCATGTTAGGCCTTGCCAGGACTGATATCTCCTTCCACAAACAGGCAGCGCACAGGTTTAACTTGCCTGATAAATTCTCCCTCTGCCTCCCATCTTCAGGAATCGGGAAATTATCAGTCGGAGTCAGCCCGTTTTCTGGTTCTCTCAAGACCACGCCCCTGATCATAAATCCTGTCAGCACTTATCCTATCTACGTGACAGGCGAACCCTCCGACGAGTACTTCATCGACGTGAGATCAATCAGGGTAGAAGGAAAGCCACTCTCTGTCAAGAACTCTTACTTCTCCATCGACGAAAACGGAGTCGGGGGAACGAAAATCAGTACGATACGGAATTTCACTGCTCTGCATAATTCCATCTACAAGCCCTTTACCAGGGCTTTTCTGAAGGCGGCAGCTGACATGAAGATCAAGAGCATTGCGGCTGTTCCGCCATTCAGGGCCTGTTTCAGCTCAGACTCGATCTCCAGGACCCCGGCGGGGCCTTCTGCGCCAACCATTGATTTGGTTCTGCCTGGAAATGATGTGTACTGGAGGATAAACGGAGGCAACTCGTTGGTTGAGATTGATCAGAAAACAACCTGCCTTGCGTTTGTGGATGGAGGTTCAAATCCAAGAACGTCGATCGTGATCGGGGCGCATCAGTTGGAGGAGAACTTGTTGGAGTTTGATCTGGTTTCTTCCCAGCTTCGATTCAGTTCTTCACTTCTGGTCCAGAACAACAGCTGCTCCCGCCTCTAA
- the LOC105171391 gene encoding dual specificity protein phosphatase 1 isoform X1, whose amino-acid sequence MRRTTSRKYELSLAKQTTLFFASLSLSPSRTHTRTYARQSGRKTDQGIFCLHTHCLVILSLPGFWAVIASHLERENEKVVQVSSLAMTSDMYKERISALLKVIQATKIVKEDNIPCKIEEGLYLGSLGAANNRSALKSLNITHILTIAISLAPAHPNDFIYKIVEVPDREDITITQYFDECFAFIDEARARGGGVLIHCFAGRSRSVTVVVGYLMFKNGMSFMEALEYVKTKRPVASPNCGFMLQLQEYERSLRASRTGTVLEPEKCCSSL is encoded by the exons atGCGCAGAACAACATCTAGAAAGTACGAACTTTCACTGGCAAAGCAGACAACTCTGTTTTTcgcgtctctctctctctctccctctcgcACGCACACACGCACGTACGCACGGCAATCAGGAAGGAAAACCGACCAGGGAATCTTTTGCTTACATACACACTGCCTCGTGATTCTTTCACTTCCag GTTTTTGGGCTGTCATAGCTTCCCATCTTGAAAGAGAGAACGAAAAGGTTGTACAGGTTTCCTCATTAGCAATGACTAGTGACATGTATAAGGAGCGCATATCAGCATTGTTGAAAGTTATTCAAGCCACAAAAATTGTCAAAGAGGATAACATTCCATGCAAAATTGAAGAG GGTCTTTACTTAGGCTCTTTGGGAGCTGCCAATAACAGGAGTGCTTTGAAAAGCTTAAATATCACACACATATTGACGATCGCCATCTCACTGGCCCCTGCTCATCCTAATGACTTCATATACAAAATTGTTGAAG TACCTGATAGAGAAGATATCACTATTACTCAGTACTTTGATGAGTGCTTCGCGTTTATAGATGAAGCTAGAGCACGAGGAGGTGGCGTCTTGATTCACTGCTTTGCTGGAAGATCCAGAag TGTGACTGTTGTTGTTGGTTATCTGATGTTCAAAAATGGTATGAGCTTTATGGAAGCTCTGGAATATGTGAAGACAAAAAGACCAGTAGCATCTCCCAACTGTGGCTTTATGTTACAACTCCAGGAGTATGAGAGATCTCTTCGAG CATCAAGGACTGGAACAGTGCTTGAACCTGAGAAGTGCTGCAGCTCTCTATAG
- the LOC105171391 gene encoding dual specificity protein phosphatase 1 isoform X2, translated as MRGFWAVIASHLERENEKVVQVSSLAMTSDMYKERISALLKVIQATKIVKEDNIPCKIEEGLYLGSLGAANNRSALKSLNITHILTIAISLAPAHPNDFIYKIVEVPDREDITITQYFDECFAFIDEARARGGGVLIHCFAGRSRSVTVVVGYLMFKNGMSFMEALEYVKTKRPVASPNCGFMLQLQEYERSLRASRTGTVLEPEKCCSSL; from the exons ATGAGGG GTTTTTGGGCTGTCATAGCTTCCCATCTTGAAAGAGAGAACGAAAAGGTTGTACAGGTTTCCTCATTAGCAATGACTAGTGACATGTATAAGGAGCGCATATCAGCATTGTTGAAAGTTATTCAAGCCACAAAAATTGTCAAAGAGGATAACATTCCATGCAAAATTGAAGAG GGTCTTTACTTAGGCTCTTTGGGAGCTGCCAATAACAGGAGTGCTTTGAAAAGCTTAAATATCACACACATATTGACGATCGCCATCTCACTGGCCCCTGCTCATCCTAATGACTTCATATACAAAATTGTTGAAG TACCTGATAGAGAAGATATCACTATTACTCAGTACTTTGATGAGTGCTTCGCGTTTATAGATGAAGCTAGAGCACGAGGAGGTGGCGTCTTGATTCACTGCTTTGCTGGAAGATCCAGAag TGTGACTGTTGTTGTTGGTTATCTGATGTTCAAAAATGGTATGAGCTTTATGGAAGCTCTGGAATATGTGAAGACAAAAAGACCAGTAGCATCTCCCAACTGTGGCTTTATGTTACAACTCCAGGAGTATGAGAGATCTCTTCGAG CATCAAGGACTGGAACAGTGCTTGAACCTGAGAAGTGCTGCAGCTCTCTATAG
- the LOC105171391 gene encoding dual specificity protein phosphatase 1 isoform X3 → MTSDMYKERISALLKVIQATKIVKEDNIPCKIEEGLYLGSLGAANNRSALKSLNITHILTIAISLAPAHPNDFIYKIVEVPDREDITITQYFDECFAFIDEARARGGGVLIHCFAGRSRSVTVVVGYLMFKNGMSFMEALEYVKTKRPVASPNCGFMLQLQEYERSLRASRTGTVLEPEKCCSSL, encoded by the exons ATGACTAGTGACATGTATAAGGAGCGCATATCAGCATTGTTGAAAGTTATTCAAGCCACAAAAATTGTCAAAGAGGATAACATTCCATGCAAAATTGAAGAG GGTCTTTACTTAGGCTCTTTGGGAGCTGCCAATAACAGGAGTGCTTTGAAAAGCTTAAATATCACACACATATTGACGATCGCCATCTCACTGGCCCCTGCTCATCCTAATGACTTCATATACAAAATTGTTGAAG TACCTGATAGAGAAGATATCACTATTACTCAGTACTTTGATGAGTGCTTCGCGTTTATAGATGAAGCTAGAGCACGAGGAGGTGGCGTCTTGATTCACTGCTTTGCTGGAAGATCCAGAag TGTGACTGTTGTTGTTGGTTATCTGATGTTCAAAAATGGTATGAGCTTTATGGAAGCTCTGGAATATGTGAAGACAAAAAGACCAGTAGCATCTCCCAACTGTGGCTTTATGTTACAACTCCAGGAGTATGAGAGATCTCTTCGAG CATCAAGGACTGGAACAGTGCTTGAACCTGAGAAGTGCTGCAGCTCTCTATAG
- the LOC105171392 gene encoding transcription factor MUTE isoform X1 — translation MSHIAVERNRRRQMNEHLKVLRSLTPCFYIKRGDQASIIGGVIEFIKELHQVLQSLEAKKRRKSLSPSPGPSPRQFQPSPQLPDSPFGIHDNNFKELGACCNSPVADVEAKISGSNVLLRTISRRIPGQIVRIISVLEKLSFEILHLNISSMEDTVLYSFVIKLQIGLECQVSVEELTLEVQQSFCCEAAAANCMKLGHASQT, via the exons ATGTCTCACATTGCCGTGGAGAGGAACAGAAGAAGACAGATGAACGAACACCTCAAGGTTTTACGTTCTTTGACTCCATGTTTCTACATCAAACGG GGAGATCAAGCATCAATTATAGGTGGGGTGATCGAATTCATCAAGGAGTTGCACCAAGTTTTACAATCCTTGGAGGCTAAAAAACGAAGGAAGAGCCTAAGCCCTAGCCCCGGACCTAGTCCAAGGCAATTTCAGCCAAGTCCTCAGCTTCCAGACAGCCCTTTTGGGATTCACGACAACAACTTCAAGGAACTCGGAGCATGCTGCAACTCTCCAGTCGCAGATGTTGAAGCAAAGATTTCCGGGTCGAACGTCCTCCTCAGGACTATTTCCAGGAGAATTCCAGGTCAAATCGTGAGGATAATAAGTGTCTTAGAGAAATTATCCTTCGAGATTCTTCACTTGAACATCAGCAGCATGGAAGATACTGTTCTATACTCCTTCGTCATCAAG CTGCAGATAGGGTTGGAGTGCCAAGTGAGCGTGGAGGAACTAACCCTTGAAGTTCAGCAAAGTTTCTGCTGTGAAGCTGCTGCAGCTAACTGTATGAAGCTGGGGCACGCATCACAAACTTAA
- the LOC105171392 gene encoding transcription factor MUTE isoform X2, whose protein sequence is MSHIAVERNRRRQMNEHLKVLRSLTPCFYIKRGDQASIIGGVIEFIKELHQVLQSLEAKKRRKSLSPSPGPSPRQFQPSPQLPDSPFGIHDNNFKELGACCNSPVADVEAKISGSNVLLRTISRRIPGQIVRIISVLEKLSFEILHLNISSMEDTVLYSFVIKIGLECQVSVEELTLEVQQSFCCEAAAANCMKLGHASQT, encoded by the exons ATGTCTCACATTGCCGTGGAGAGGAACAGAAGAAGACAGATGAACGAACACCTCAAGGTTTTACGTTCTTTGACTCCATGTTTCTACATCAAACGG GGAGATCAAGCATCAATTATAGGTGGGGTGATCGAATTCATCAAGGAGTTGCACCAAGTTTTACAATCCTTGGAGGCTAAAAAACGAAGGAAGAGCCTAAGCCCTAGCCCCGGACCTAGTCCAAGGCAATTTCAGCCAAGTCCTCAGCTTCCAGACAGCCCTTTTGGGATTCACGACAACAACTTCAAGGAACTCGGAGCATGCTGCAACTCTCCAGTCGCAGATGTTGAAGCAAAGATTTCCGGGTCGAACGTCCTCCTCAGGACTATTTCCAGGAGAATTCCAGGTCAAATCGTGAGGATAATAAGTGTCTTAGAGAAATTATCCTTCGAGATTCTTCACTTGAACATCAGCAGCATGGAAGATACTGTTCTATACTCCTTCGTCATCAAG ATAGGGTTGGAGTGCCAAGTGAGCGTGGAGGAACTAACCCTTGAAGTTCAGCAAAGTTTCTGCTGTGAAGCTGCTGCAGCTAACTGTATGAAGCTGGGGCACGCATCACAAACTTAA